A part of Lacerta agilis isolate rLacAgi1 chromosome 7, rLacAgi1.pri, whole genome shotgun sequence genomic DNA contains:
- the PUF60 gene encoding poly(U)-binding-splicing factor PUF60 isoform X2, producing the protein MAATTAISLGTETVKVENGQSTAAKLGLPPLTPEQQEALQKAKKYAMEQSIKSVLVKQTIAHQQQQLTNLQMAAQRQRALAIMCRVYVGSIYYELGEDTIRQAFAPFGPIKSIDMSWDSVTMKHKGFAFVEYEVPEAAQLALEQMNSVMLGGRNIKVGRPSNIGQAQPIIDQLAEEARAFNRIYVASVHQDLSDDDIKSVFEAFGKIKSCTLARDPTTGKHKGYGFIEYEKAQSSQDAVSSMNLFDLGGQYLRVGKAVTPPMPLLTPATPGGLPPAAAVAAAAATAKITAQEAVAGVTGAAVLSTLTTPGLVTPALTLAQPLGALPQAVMAAQAPGVITGVTPARPPIPVTIPQVGVVNPILASPPTLGLLEVKKEKEEEEVFQESERPEMLSEQEHMSISGSSARHMVMQKLLRKQESTVMVLRNMVDPKDIDDDLEGEVTEECGKFGAVNRVIIYQEKQGEEEDAEIIVKIFVEFSMASETHKAIQALNGRWFAGRKVVAEVYDQERFDNSDLSA; encoded by the exons GGCACAGAGACCGTCAAGGTAGAAAATGGACAAAGCACAGCAGCCAAGTTGGGGCTCCCTCCTCTCACCCCAGAGCAGCAGGAGGCTCTTCAGAAG GCCAAGAAGTATGCAATGGAGCAGAGCATCAAGAGTGTCTTGGTGAAGCAGACTATTGCCcaccaacagcagcagctcaCCAACCTTCAG ATGGCAGCCCAGAGGCAGCGGGCTCTGGCCATCATGTGCCGGGTCTACGTGGGCTCTATTTACTATGAGCTTGGAGAGGACACGATCCGTCAGGCCTTTGCCCCCTTCGGCCCCATCAAGAGCATCGACATGTCCTGGGACTCTGTGACCATGAAGCACAAG GGCTTTGCTTTTGTGGAATATGAGGTGCCTGAAGCTGCTCAGCTGGCCCTGGAGCAGATGAACTCCGTCATGCTGGGGGGACGGAACATCAAG GTGGGGAGGCCTAGCAACATTGGCCAGGCCCAGCCCATCATCGACCAGCTGGCAGAGGAGGCACGGGCCTTCAACCGCATCTACGTGGCCTCAGTTCACCAGGACCTTTCGGATGATGACATCAAGAGTGTTTTTGAAGCCTTTGGGAAGATCAAGTCCTGCACGTTGGCCCGGGACCCCACGACAGGGAAGCACAAGGGCTATGGATTCATTG AATACGAAAAGGCTCAATCTTCGCAAGATGCTGTCTCGTCCATGAACCTCTTTGACTTGGGAGGCCAGTACCTCCGAGTGGGCAAAGCTGTCACGCCCCCTATGCCGCTCCTGACTCCGGCCACTCCAGGAGGCTTGCCCCCTGCAGCGGcagttgcagctgctgctgccacagcaaAGATCACAGCTCAG GAAGCTGTGGCAGGTGTGACAGGAGCTGCCGTCCTCAGCACGTTAACAACTCCAGGGCTGGTGACGCCGGCACTGACCTTAGCACAGCCCCTGGGTGCTTTGCCGCAGGCTGTGATGGCTGCCCAAGCACCAGGTGTAATCACAG GCGTgacccctgctcgcccacccatTCCCGTCACCATTCCCCAGGTGGGTGTGGTGAACCCCATCCTGGCCAGCCCCCCAACACTGGGCCTGCTAGAagtaaagaaggagaaggaagaggaggaagtttTCCAGGAGTCTGAGAGGCCAGAAATGCTCAGTGAGCAGGAGCACATGAGCATCTCTGGCAGCAGCGCCCGTCACATGGTAATGCAGAAGCTGCTTCGGAAGCAGGAG TCAACTGTGATGGTCTTGCGCAATATGGTGGACCCCAAAGACATTGACGATGATTTGGAAGGGGAAGTGACAGAAGAGTGTGGCAAGTTTGGGGCTGTCAACAGGGTCATCATCTACCAAGAGAAGCAGGGCGAAGAGGAGGATGCTGAAATCATTGTCAAGATCTTTGTTGAGTTCTCCATGGCCTCAGAGACGCACAAAGCCATCCAGGCGCTGAATGGCCGCTGGTTTGCTGGCCGGAAGGTGGTGGCCGAGGTGTATGACCAGGAGCGATTTGACAACAGTGACCTCTCCGCATGA
- the PUF60 gene encoding poly(U)-binding-splicing factor PUF60 isoform X1, producing MAATTAISLGTETVKVENGQSTAAKLGLPPLTPEQQEALQKAKKYAMEQSIKSVLVKQTIAHQQQQLTNLQMAAVTMGFGDPLSPLQSMAAQRQRALAIMCRVYVGSIYYELGEDTIRQAFAPFGPIKSIDMSWDSVTMKHKGFAFVEYEVPEAAQLALEQMNSVMLGGRNIKVGRPSNIGQAQPIIDQLAEEARAFNRIYVASVHQDLSDDDIKSVFEAFGKIKSCTLARDPTTGKHKGYGFIEYEKAQSSQDAVSSMNLFDLGGQYLRVGKAVTPPMPLLTPATPGGLPPAAAVAAAAATAKITAQEAVAGVTGAAVLSTLTTPGLVTPALTLAQPLGALPQAVMAAQAPGVITGVTPARPPIPVTIPQVGVVNPILASPPTLGLLEVKKEKEEEEVFQESERPEMLSEQEHMSISGSSARHMVMQKLLRKQESTVMVLRNMVDPKDIDDDLEGEVTEECGKFGAVNRVIIYQEKQGEEEDAEIIVKIFVEFSMASETHKAIQALNGRWFAGRKVVAEVYDQERFDNSDLSA from the exons GGCACAGAGACCGTCAAGGTAGAAAATGGACAAAGCACAGCAGCCAAGTTGGGGCTCCCTCCTCTCACCCCAGAGCAGCAGGAGGCTCTTCAGAAG GCCAAGAAGTATGCAATGGAGCAGAGCATCAAGAGTGTCTTGGTGAAGCAGACTATTGCCcaccaacagcagcagctcaCCAACCTTCAG ATGGCAGCAGTGACAATGGGCTTTGGAGATCCTCTCTCACCTTTACAATCG ATGGCAGCCCAGAGGCAGCGGGCTCTGGCCATCATGTGCCGGGTCTACGTGGGCTCTATTTACTATGAGCTTGGAGAGGACACGATCCGTCAGGCCTTTGCCCCCTTCGGCCCCATCAAGAGCATCGACATGTCCTGGGACTCTGTGACCATGAAGCACAAG GGCTTTGCTTTTGTGGAATATGAGGTGCCTGAAGCTGCTCAGCTGGCCCTGGAGCAGATGAACTCCGTCATGCTGGGGGGACGGAACATCAAG GTGGGGAGGCCTAGCAACATTGGCCAGGCCCAGCCCATCATCGACCAGCTGGCAGAGGAGGCACGGGCCTTCAACCGCATCTACGTGGCCTCAGTTCACCAGGACCTTTCGGATGATGACATCAAGAGTGTTTTTGAAGCCTTTGGGAAGATCAAGTCCTGCACGTTGGCCCGGGACCCCACGACAGGGAAGCACAAGGGCTATGGATTCATTG AATACGAAAAGGCTCAATCTTCGCAAGATGCTGTCTCGTCCATGAACCTCTTTGACTTGGGAGGCCAGTACCTCCGAGTGGGCAAAGCTGTCACGCCCCCTATGCCGCTCCTGACTCCGGCCACTCCAGGAGGCTTGCCCCCTGCAGCGGcagttgcagctgctgctgccacagcaaAGATCACAGCTCAG GAAGCTGTGGCAGGTGTGACAGGAGCTGCCGTCCTCAGCACGTTAACAACTCCAGGGCTGGTGACGCCGGCACTGACCTTAGCACAGCCCCTGGGTGCTTTGCCGCAGGCTGTGATGGCTGCCCAAGCACCAGGTGTAATCACAG GCGTgacccctgctcgcccacccatTCCCGTCACCATTCCCCAGGTGGGTGTGGTGAACCCCATCCTGGCCAGCCCCCCAACACTGGGCCTGCTAGAagtaaagaaggagaaggaagaggaggaagtttTCCAGGAGTCTGAGAGGCCAGAAATGCTCAGTGAGCAGGAGCACATGAGCATCTCTGGCAGCAGCGCCCGTCACATGGTAATGCAGAAGCTGCTTCGGAAGCAGGAG TCAACTGTGATGGTCTTGCGCAATATGGTGGACCCCAAAGACATTGACGATGATTTGGAAGGGGAAGTGACAGAAGAGTGTGGCAAGTTTGGGGCTGTCAACAGGGTCATCATCTACCAAGAGAAGCAGGGCGAAGAGGAGGATGCTGAAATCATTGTCAAGATCTTTGTTGAGTTCTCCATGGCCTCAGAGACGCACAAAGCCATCCAGGCGCTGAATGGCCGCTGGTTTGCTGGCCGGAAGGTGGTGGCCGAGGTGTATGACCAGGAGCGATTTGACAACAGTGACCTCTCCGCATGA